The sequence CGGCACTGTAGATGTAAtcaattgcaacaaaaaaaaaaaagtactcttTTTTGTCATTAAGTGCTTGTCCAAGGTGATAAGATggtgcaatatattttattatgatgacacccctgttttaaaaaataaaagcatattggaattgatgatgacataaaaataaagaaattattaagtgagaatataaatataagtaattaatatatgcaaataaaccACATTCAAAAGTCAGCGTAGGTTATATTAACCTATAGTTAAAATGGAGCATGATCAGCATAAACATGAATATAAATCATTACACAAATACAATAGTATGATGAAGAGAAATCATTACATAAATACAATAGTACAAGTAATTAGTATATGCAAAGTGAAGGAACTTTCTAATATGTCCAAGGTGATAACATGGTGCATTATAATCATATTGTGATAAAACTTTAAAGAATAAGAGCATATGTAAAGtgatgacaataaaaacaaaaacgaattaTTAGCTGACAATATGAACATTCtggacttaatatatatatatatatatgctagtaagctatattaaaaaagcaacatatagttatattaaattagtttgaaatggagtataatcatctttaacatgaacagaaatcattacataggaaactgaaaaaaggaaaaaaaatatatatagttatttatgcaaATAAGTCAGTATCCTCACCGGTTTCACCATTACTTAACAACTCATCTTCACTATCATTGTCAGTTTCCTCATTGTACTCCCCATTATCTTCATTCTCTGTgccactatctgcatcttcataaTCTTCACTCTCTGCACCACTATCTGAATCTTCAAAATCTCCACTCTCTGCCtcactatctgcatcttcatagTTTGTTGCACTCTTCAAATTACTTTCTATTGGGTCAATATCTTCACGATTAAGACGTTCAATatcaattgattcaaataaattttgaatgtcCATTGAATCATTTTCTTGATAAGCATCCAACTCATAAACTTCAAATGAATCACCATGATCATCACCTTCATATAATCGGTCTGGAAAATCCCACAGATGACGGTGATGCACCTTTCGAACCACTTTCCAATATTGACCCATCTTGTAATCATCCACGTAAAACACTTGTTTAGCTTGTGAGGCAAGGACAAAAGGGTCGTTCTTATACCAATATGAAGTGACATTAATGCTTGTGATTTGAAACTCTgtgatcatctttttctttttcacatttgtGTCAAACCATGCACATCTAAAAAGTACAACAGAGTGTTTGGACCTATAGTCTAACACAAGAATGTCTTCTATTACCCCATAAAAGTCACAAGATTCACCATCATGATCACCTACAATccaaattccacaattttgagTGACACGCCTATCATCACGAACGTTTGTGCGATATCGAACTCCATTTACTACATATCCACTATATGATCTTATTCCATAATCAGGACCACATACTAGTGAGTACAACTCATCAGTTACCATTGGATATTTAAATCTACTGAAATATTTTATctatgaaaatgtaattttaattaattaacaatacttacatatcaagctggaattttaccttttataactaaaaaatacataCCCTTTGTTCAAACCATTGtggaaattccttttcttgtacCTGCAGAATACTTGTGACACCCCTATTTTGCAATAGTTTGGTGTGCTCactgcaaaaatgtaatttaattagaagtatggatttataatttacttattttgaacttcaactaataatatataagttttggtTCTTACTCAAAATATGGCTGCAACTCACAGCAATTGTAAAGGATGTACCAATGAGCTTTTTTATAATCATCATCTTTCAGTTCAACAAATTGAGGTTTCCCCAACAAGTTCACAGGTTGAGTGAATACTGACAAAGTCGAAGCAATCTGATTCTCACCATCTTTATTACGTTCTGGCAGATTGAATCGAGTTTCAATACCATGAAGGTACATTGAACAATAAGTTAATGCCTCATTGACAACATAACCCTCTGCTATTGAACCTTTTGGATGAGCTTtatttctcacatattttttcaatgttcccaaagctctaataatgaatgaaaaatatcataaaaataaaaaaaaagtaaaaaaataaaaaaaattaaaagaatgtaaattgattgatcaactttaataaccAAAGGCTTTACCTTTCAAAAGGATACATCCAACGAGTATGTATTGGTCCTACCATTTTTGTCTCATATGGTAGGTGAACTGCTAGATGAACCATGATATCAAAAAAGGCTGGAGGGAATATTCTTTCCAATTTACACAATGTAAGTATTATCCCCtcttgtaacatatccaagtcTGAAACAGATAGAGTTCGTGCACAAAGTTTTTGGAAGAACATGCACATTTCAATAATTGTTCCACAAACCTCTTTCTTAATGTAAGATCTTATACCCACGGGAAAAAGTTGTTGCAAAAGAACATGACTATCATGAGTTTTCAAACCTGATATCTTACCATCCTTAATGTTcacattctttgaaatattagcaGCATCGCCATCTAGAAATTTGACAGACTTCAAAAACTTACAAAACtcatgtttttcatcccttgttAATGAAAAACATGCCAAAGGTTTCAAAACTTTACCGCCAGTTTCTTGTAAATGCAATTCTTTTCGAATATTCAGATCCTTTAAATCCATATGTGCCTTGTCAGTATCCTTCGACTTACCTTTGATCTCCAACATTGTTCCAACTATATTATCACAaatgtttttctcaatatgcatcacatccaaattgtgccaaaattttaatttagaccaatattctagtttaaaaaatatgcttttccttGTCCAATTTAATTCACAGGCAGCacgttttctctttttatccaCATTGTTAGGATGTTTCCCCGGTCTGCTCTCAATTGTCCTATCTAACTGTTGTAATATTTCAGCTCCTGAAAACTGCCTTGGAGCTAACCTTCGTTCAGGCTTTCCATCATATTGTCGATTATTTCTCCATGCATGATTTATGGATAAATATCGACGATGTCCCATGTAACAAATCTTACTTCTTAAAGCTTGGGAAGAAGTATCTTCATTACAAGTCGGACATGCTTTGTATCCTTTGGTACTCCATCCAGAAAGTGTTCCATATGCTGGAAAGTCATGTATTGTCCACAACATTGCTGCATGCATTGTAAACCTCTCCTTTTTAGAGATGTCATAAGTGGTGACACCATTTGTCCATAGATCTTTCAATTCATCAATCATGGGCCGTAAGTACACATCAATGTCTTTTCCAGGTGCCGTTGGGCCTGGTATTAATAGTGACATCATCGAAAAAGTCTCTTTCAGGCACTTCCAAGGTGGCAGGTTATAAGGCACTAACATCACTGGCCACATGCTATACGAAGTACTCATGTTACTAAAAGGATTAAATCCATCAGTGGCAGCACCTAGCCGGACATTACAAGGATCCATAGCAAATATCAGATATTGTTCATCAAAGTGCTTCCATGCTTCTCCATCTGCTGGATGCCTCAATACTCCATTTGTGTTAGGACGCTTCTCTTTGTGCCATCTCATATCAATAGCAGTATGGTGAGATGTAAATAATCTTTGCAATCTTGGAGTGATAGAAAAATATCGAAGCACCTTTTGAGGGATCCTTTTCCCCTCAGTACCTTGAAATTTGTATCTCGGTTCAGCACATATTGGACATTTATCCAATTCAGCTGATTCTTTCCAAAACAATGCACAATCCCATTTACAAGCATGAATCGTTTCATATCCTAATCCAAGTGCATGAAGTGTACATTTTGCCTTGCTCTGGAAGTGCTTCCTTGAGAAGTTCAAGCAACATACTAAATGACTTGTTACTCCAATGGTTTAAAGCTTTTATATGCATTAACCTGACCAAAAAAGTCAATGCAGAGAATTTTGTACACCCTGGATATAACTCGCTTTCAACTTCAGCAAATAATCCtgaaaattctttatttctatGATCTTGATCTCCAATGTGACCTTTATATGCATCTACATCAATATCCATGTCACCTGTAGCATCTTGCAATGCTACCCtgatatcatcattatcatcttcttcctGATCATGTTCAACagcttcatcatcttcctcaaaacccatttcaataCCTTGAAAATTCAATGCCTCTCCATGATAAATCCAATTGTGATAATCTGGTGAAAATCCTTTCACCCATAAATGTCGTTTAACTACACTTATATCTTGGAAATACACATTCCGACAATATCGACAAGGACATCTAGTCCTATTATCTTCATCTAAATGATGTTTAGCCAattcaataaatgatttaaCACCATTTGTGTATTCACCTGACAGCTTATCATGAcaccatatccattttttttccataacttCCTAGAAGAAACCAATAGTATAGTTATAAGGATATAATATATTAAGCACTTAAAATAACTTAACTTGTACAATATTGAAGCTAAAATGGGTTTAAGTGTCTCAATACACAGCAAGATAGCATTAAAGgataggaaattaaaagaataataaactagttaactagcaAAAGGAGAATAGATATTGCaatattcatatactcaaagacatgaaatggtctatttaaaaaaaaaaaacaacaaaaagaacaatgataggtatactaagcattattcattccactaatatttgtttttggagtatattcatagccatctagaattaacattgataatcaacttcactttatcataataaagataaaacttcAATGACCTTGTGTCCAGTATGTTTTCTTATAGCATGATCCTTTTTAAAGGTGACAGTAAGGTAGTGGAAGCACAATGTCAGAAgctgctaatatatatttatgtatcacataaaaattatatgtatgtagatatactttattgaaaaaaataagaatagaaaTTTCCAGCTTACTAGGCATTAAGTTATGGCTAAACTGTGTGATATAGAGTTATCttgtaacataatattttaaatagaatgtgGACAATGTTATTATGTTTCTATGATGACTTGGTttacaagctgatttggagtttggcAAGTATCCCTACATTTGGTTATTTCAATTGCTCTGCCACATGATTTTTGGGCTCAAGTTCGTGTAGATGCactacttttattgtttttgccaaaataatgaattagttttttcaatcttattggAGGGTAAGTCAAATGGAAAAAACCACCTCATCCACAAACAACCAAACCATAATTCCAGGAAATGACATATAATTACGCTTAGAAATTATGAAAACCAAATAGGATATGGAAATGTAATTTGTATAAGTCATAGGAACTAAAAGTATTCACCTAATCCTATATATGCTGCAATAAGCTATAAGTTGTTCCAACAAAGAATGCaggttacatatatttgttttcctattgactcatcatgtagtttggtatgaacccaaaaacaaaaatctgatatatttttcaatatttacagtACTAGAACTCTGTCATTTACATAAAGACACCATAAACTCAGAAAGAAAATGTCTCTTACCAAGAATGCCTTCCTTAGGTCATGAAGAATCTTTTCCCTCTCAGCTCATCACATCCAACTAAAAATCCAACCAGCTCCTCAATCCAGTTGCTTTCGTTTGATATGTATAAAACCCAATCATTCACGTATACCTTACAAGCtgagcaaaaatacatatgaaGAATGACTTCTTTAGTCAGCCAAAATTCTGGAATTGGACGAAATTTGATAGGTGGTAGCAGAGGTAATAAGCTGTATTTTGAAACGAAGAAAACAAAACTGAGAGAGAGGTTGAGAGTGTTACCGGTCGAAATGGACGCACAGAGGGGTGGACTCCTATCACACAAAATGTTTCAAATGGGGATTTGCTTTTGCTAAAACGTAAACATAAGGGACAAATTGGGATTttagcaaaatgaaataaatgggaaatatggaaaaaggcggcaaaacttcccaccaaagtagaaattcatatttgggtttcactttccaatataaatttccgtttactttctctattttgctttcttttctttctttttctctgttttcttctGTCCAATCATATGAACCTAAgaattaaccatataaaaatttaatattcatatgacaaatattgtaatatacattttctataaaacaatgtccatatatatatatatatattaaataacaatgaaagctatatgtatggaaagtgaaaaatgtattttgtccatcttaattaatcaagtgtaaattattaggaaacatatttataatgtgGTTAAGTATCAAAAAAGTTTATGTGcatttgcaattattttatatcatgatcatgagtttgaatttaaacactaatgataatatatatatatatatatataaatgtacaagtatctttgtagattagtatgt comes from Ziziphus jujuba cultivar Dongzao chromosome 6, ASM3175591v1 and encodes:
- the LOC132804030 gene encoding uncharacterized protein LOC132804030, whose product is MEKKWIWCHDKLSGEYTNGVKSFIELAKHHLDEDNRTRCPCRYCRNVYFQDISVVKRHLWVKGFSPDYHNWIYHGEALNFQGIEMGFEEDDEAVEHDQEEDDNDDIRVALQDATGDMDIDVDAYKGHIGDQDHRNKEFSGLFAEVESELYPGCTKFSALTFLVRLMHIKALNHWSNKSFSMLLELLKEALPEQESAELDKCPICAEPRYKFQGTEGKRIPQKVLRYFSITPRLQRLFTSHHTAIDMRWHKEKRPNTNGVLRHPADGEAWKHFDEQYLIFAMDPCNVRLGAATDGFNPFSNMSTSYSMWPVMLVPYNLPPWKCLKETFSMMSLLIPGPTAPGKDIDVYLRPMIDELKDLWTNGVTTYDISKKERFTMHAAMLWTIHDFPAYGTLSGWSTKGYKACPTCNEDTSSQALRSKICYMGHRRYLSINHAWRNNRQYDGKPERRLAPRQFSGAEILQQLDRTIESRPGKHPNNVDKKRKRAAFGTMLEIKGKSKDTDKAHMDLKDLNIRKELHLQETGDGDAANISKNVNIKDGKISGLKTHDSHVLLQQLFPVGIRSYIKKEVCGTIIEMCMFFQKLCARTLSVSDLDMLQEGIILTLCKLERIFPPAFFDIMVHLAVHLPYETKMVGPIHTRWMYPFERNKAHPKGSIAEGYVVNEALTYCSMYLHGIETRFNLPERNKDGENQIASTLSVFTQPVNLLGKPQFVELKDDDYKKAHWYILYNCCELQPYFE